A genomic region of Mycobacterium sp. Aquia_213 contains the following coding sequences:
- a CDS encoding DUF1707 SHOCT-like domain-containing protein, which produces MAKWLGAPLGGGVTTATRAKDTDRQETCAVLDNALSDGELSGEEHRERVSKATNAVTLGDLKVLVSDLQGSTPTRLRAAKSRAVPAVRARGIAIAALVVSVLFGMGLGWGLYGNTSSPLNFTSDPGAKPDGVAAVVLTPPKQLQSLGGLTGLLEQARKKFGDTVGYRLLVYPTYASIYRPDPADDRRVLDYDYRGGWDDPTVSPKTDAKAVAADLGKFDVKAAVGIMRGAPETLGIKPSEVKSTYLIIEPAKDVTAPGTLTLSVYVSSDYGSGSIDFAGDGTTKRVSYPSG; this is translated from the coding sequence ATGGCGAAATGGCTGGGAGCACCACTCGGCGGCGGCGTGACAACCGCGACCCGCGCCAAGGACACGGACCGACAAGAAACCTGTGCGGTGCTCGACAACGCGCTCAGCGACGGAGAGCTGTCCGGCGAGGAACACCGCGAGCGCGTCAGCAAGGCCACCAATGCCGTGACGTTGGGTGACCTGAAGGTCCTGGTGTCGGATCTCCAGGGCAGCACACCGACGCGGCTGCGCGCGGCAAAGTCGAGGGCGGTGCCCGCAGTTCGCGCGCGGGGCATCGCGATCGCCGCGTTGGTGGTGTCGGTGCTGTTCGGCATGGGCCTCGGCTGGGGGCTGTACGGCAACACCAGCTCACCGCTGAACTTCACCAGCGACCCGGGCGCCAAGCCGGACGGTGTCGCGGCCGTGGTGTTGACCCCGCCCAAGCAACTGCAGTCGCTCGGCGGACTCACCGGGCTGCTGGAGCAAGCCCGCAAGAAATTCGGCGACACCGTTGGTTACCGACTGCTCGTCTACCCGACCTATGCCAGCATCTATCGCCCGGACCCGGCCGACGATCGCCGGGTGCTGGACTACGACTACCGCGGCGGCTGGGACGACCCGACGGTCTCCCCGAAGACCGACGCCAAGGCCGTCGCCGCCGACCTGGGCAAGTTCGACGTCAAGGCGGCAGTCGGCATCATGCGCGGGGCACCCGAGACGCTGGGCATCAAGCCGTCCGAGGTCAAGTCGACATACCTGATCATCGAACCGGCCAAGGACGTGACCGCCCCGGGAACGCTGACCCTGTCGGTGTACGTATCCAGCGACTACGGCAGCGGTTCGATCGATTTCGCCGGTGACGGCACCACCAAGCGGGTGAGCTACCCCTCCGGCTGA
- a CDS encoding PadR family transcriptional regulator yields the protein MLELAILGLLIESPMHGYELRKRLTGLLGAFRAFSYGSLYPALRRMQADGLIAENAAPAGTPVRRARRVYELTEKGRLRFGELVADTGPHNYTDDGFGVHLAFFNRTPAEARMRILEGRRRQVEERREGLRDAIARASNSLDRYTRQLHQLGLESSEREVKWLNELIAAERAAPGLTEQT from the coding sequence ATGCTGGAGCTTGCCATCCTTGGACTCCTGATCGAATCGCCGATGCATGGCTATGAGCTGCGCAAACGGCTGACCGGGCTACTCGGCGCGTTCCGTGCGTTTTCGTACGGTTCGCTCTACCCGGCGCTGCGCCGTATGCAGGCGGACGGGTTGATCGCCGAGAACGCCGCGCCGGCCGGCACTCCGGTTCGGCGGGCCCGTCGGGTCTACGAGCTGACCGAAAAGGGTCGTCTGCGTTTCGGCGAGTTGGTGGCCGATACCGGCCCGCACAACTACACCGACGACGGCTTCGGAGTACACCTGGCGTTCTTCAATCGCACGCCGGCCGAGGCCCGGATGCGGATCCTCGAAGGTCGCCGCCGTCAGGTCGAGGAACGCCGGGAAGGTCTGCGTGACGCCATCGCGCGGGCCAGCAACTCACTCGACCGCTACACGCGCCAGCTGCACCAACTCGGGCTCGAGTCCAGTGAGCGTGAAGTCAAGTGGCTCAACGAGCTCATCGCCGCCGAGCGTGCGGCACCCGGACTCACCGAACAGACGTAG
- a CDS encoding inositol-3-phosphate synthase yields the protein MSQHNAPDASTEVRVAIVGVGNCASSLVQGVQYYYDADPNSTVPGLMHVKFGKYHVRDVKFVAAFDVDAKKVGFDLSEAIFASENNTIKIADVPPTNVTVQRGPTLDGIGKYYAETIEISDTEAVDVVKALKDAKVDVMVSYLPVGSEEADKFYAQCAIDAGVAFVNALPVFIASDPVWAKKFTDAGVPIVGDDIKSQVGATITHRVMAKLFEDRGVQLDRTMQLNVGGNMDFLNMLERERLESKKISKTQAVTSNLQREFKTKDVHIGPSDHVGWLDDRKWAYVRLEGRAFGDVPLNLEYKLEVWDSPNSAGVIIDAVRAAKIAKDRGIGGPVIPASAYLMKSPPQQLPDDIARTQLEQFIAAD from the coding sequence ATGAGTCAGCACAACGCGCCAGACGCGTCGACCGAGGTACGAGTCGCCATTGTCGGCGTCGGTAACTGCGCATCCTCGCTGGTTCAAGGCGTGCAGTACTACTACGACGCCGATCCGAACAGCACCGTCCCCGGCTTGATGCACGTCAAGTTCGGCAAGTACCACGTCCGCGACGTGAAGTTCGTCGCCGCGTTCGACGTGGACGCCAAGAAGGTCGGCTTCGACCTTTCGGAGGCGATCTTCGCGTCGGAGAACAACACCATCAAGATCGCCGACGTGCCGCCGACCAACGTGACGGTGCAGCGCGGCCCGACCCTCGACGGCATCGGCAAGTACTACGCCGAGACCATCGAGATCTCCGACACCGAGGCCGTCGACGTCGTCAAGGCGCTGAAAGACGCCAAGGTCGACGTGATGGTGTCCTACCTGCCGGTGGGCTCCGAGGAGGCCGACAAGTTCTACGCCCAGTGCGCGATCGACGCGGGTGTGGCGTTCGTCAACGCGCTGCCGGTGTTCATCGCCTCCGACCCCGTGTGGGCCAAGAAGTTCACCGACGCCGGTGTCCCGATCGTCGGTGACGACATCAAGAGCCAGGTCGGCGCGACGATCACGCACCGCGTGATGGCCAAGCTGTTCGAGGACCGCGGCGTGCAGTTGGACCGCACCATGCAGCTCAACGTCGGCGGCAACATGGACTTCCTCAACATGCTCGAGCGTGAGCGGCTGGAGTCCAAGAAAATCTCCAAGACGCAGGCCGTGACCTCCAACCTGCAGCGCGAGTTCAAGACCAAGGACGTGCACATCGGCCCGTCCGATCACGTGGGCTGGCTCGACGACCGCAAATGGGCCTATGTACGGCTGGAAGGCCGTGCGTTCGGTGACGTGCCGCTGAACCTGGAGTACAAGCTCGAGGTGTGGGACTCGCCGAACTCGGCGGGCGTCATCATCGACGCAGTGCGGGCGGCCAAGATCGCCAAGGACCGCGGTATCGGCGGTCCGGTCATCCCGGCGTCGGCCTACCTGATGAAGAGCCCGCCGCAGCAGCTGCCCGACGACATCGCGCGCACTCAGCTCGAGCAGTTCATCGCTGCGGACTAG
- a CDS encoding LLM class flavin-dependent oxidoreductase encodes MKVQPAAFLRTTLPLDMSRLAELDGGRYHSIWLPDHMVSFWPDSIWTPEFTDLATASPSPHRHLDGLSVAAAAAVLTERVPLVSAVVDTVRRHPSLLAQTALTIDHLAKGRFILGLGSGESENTLPYGFDFSRPVSRFEEALTVIRLLWDSDGPVDFEGQFYSLHHARLDSEPYQGRFPQIWIGASGPRMLDIAGRHADGWWPAGAWTPEHYAEMLSAVRASAERAGRDPLAITPGFMQICLIGASEDALAEILQAPLVKAFLLQVSAETLRGFGFEHPMGQSWRGFQDIDPAVLTRERIQAFLAAVQPEMLLAVVPHGTPRQVAKIIKTYVDAGLRVPKILDYGAMAGLNYAATSAANVLAAEDELLQLCGDLS; translated from the coding sequence ATGAAAGTTCAGCCCGCCGCGTTCTTGCGCACGACCCTGCCCCTCGACATGTCCCGCCTCGCGGAGCTCGACGGCGGCCGCTATCACTCGATCTGGCTGCCGGATCACATGGTCAGCTTTTGGCCGGACTCGATCTGGACGCCCGAATTCACCGATCTCGCCACCGCGTCACCGTCGCCGCATCGCCATCTCGACGGCCTATCGGTAGCGGCCGCGGCCGCCGTGCTGACCGAGCGGGTTCCGCTGGTGAGCGCGGTGGTCGACACGGTGCGACGCCACCCCTCGCTGCTCGCCCAGACCGCGCTGACCATCGACCATCTCGCCAAGGGGCGATTCATCCTCGGCCTGGGCAGCGGCGAGAGTGAGAACACGCTGCCGTACGGCTTCGACTTCTCCCGACCGGTCAGCCGTTTCGAGGAAGCGCTGACGGTGATCCGGCTGCTCTGGGACAGCGACGGCCCCGTCGACTTCGAGGGGCAGTTCTACTCGCTGCACCACGCGCGCTTGGACTCCGAGCCGTATCAAGGCCGATTCCCGCAGATCTGGATCGGCGCCAGCGGTCCGCGCATGCTCGACATCGCCGGCCGCCACGCCGACGGATGGTGGCCCGCCGGGGCTTGGACCCCGGAGCACTACGCCGAGATGCTTTCGGCGGTAAGGGCATCCGCCGAGCGTGCCGGCCGCGATCCGCTGGCGATTACGCCGGGCTTCATGCAGATCTGCCTGATCGGCGCGAGTGAAGACGCGTTGGCCGAGATCCTGCAGGCGCCGCTGGTCAAGGCATTCCTGCTGCAGGTGTCGGCAGAGACATTGCGTGGCTTCGGGTTTGAGCACCCGATGGGCCAGAGTTGGCGAGGATTCCAAGACATCGACCCCGCGGTGCTCACCCGCGAACGAATCCAGGCGTTCCTGGCTGCCGTCCAACCCGAGATGCTGCTTGCGGTCGTGCCGCACGGCACACCCCGACAGGTTGCGAAGATCATCAAGACCTACGTGGACGCGGGTTTGCGGGTGCCGAAGATCCTCGACTACGGCGCCATGGCCGGCCTGAACTACGCCGCCACTTCGGCGGCGAATGTGCTTGCGGCAGAAGATGAACTGCTGCAGCTGTGCGGAGATCTGTCGTGA
- a CDS encoding sulfotransferase family protein → MSVQLDAAELLRAAEAETGLHDYGDPTLPERFAVAADHLNSLGMDADGTREAAQVCRWLLTSRLEFIEDRNRYPIGSEVIETPMFVTGEPRSGTTLMHALMSVDPHARALRFWEVMYPSPPPGLAAPDDSRRERADADWREINAKMPKWLHSHPYNDMLGNGLPEDERTWAFDFRVMTPTAWWRVPMQSLVGGLATDSAAQYRLHKAMLQQLQYSRPRKYWVLKGFHGFRLQEMFAAYPDAKLVWLHRDPVQVAASRTMMMADIAKGMVGPVDLHALAKMHLELTRAGVANTMTNPLVDDPSILHVRYTDFVADQVGTVQRYYRFCGREVTPEAESAMREYLANNRGDRYGKFRYSTQLLVDIGENLDDLHEEFRPFRERFGVSIENRG, encoded by the coding sequence GTGAGCGTTCAACTGGACGCAGCCGAGTTGTTGCGTGCCGCCGAGGCCGAAACCGGATTGCACGACTACGGCGACCCCACGTTGCCCGAGCGCTTCGCCGTCGCCGCCGACCATCTGAACAGCCTCGGCATGGACGCCGACGGAACCCGCGAAGCCGCGCAAGTGTGCCGCTGGTTGCTGACATCGCGGCTGGAATTCATCGAGGACCGCAACCGCTACCCGATCGGCAGCGAAGTGATCGAGACGCCGATGTTCGTGACCGGCGAACCGCGTTCGGGGACAACGCTGATGCACGCACTGATGTCCGTCGATCCGCACGCGCGGGCGCTGCGCTTCTGGGAGGTGATGTACCCGTCACCGCCGCCGGGATTGGCCGCACCGGACGACTCCCGCCGCGAACGGGCCGACGCCGACTGGCGCGAGATCAACGCGAAGATGCCCAAATGGCTGCACAGCCACCCCTACAACGACATGCTGGGCAACGGCCTGCCCGAGGACGAACGCACCTGGGCGTTCGACTTCCGGGTCATGACACCGACGGCATGGTGGCGGGTGCCGATGCAGTCACTGGTCGGCGGTCTGGCCACCGATTCGGCCGCGCAGTACCGGCTACACAAGGCCATGCTGCAACAGCTCCAATACAGCCGGCCACGAAAGTACTGGGTGCTGAAAGGTTTTCATGGCTTCCGGCTGCAAGAGATGTTCGCTGCTTACCCCGATGCCAAGCTGGTCTGGCTGCACCGCGACCCGGTACAGGTCGCGGCATCGCGCACCATGATGATGGCCGATATCGCCAAGGGCATGGTCGGTCCGGTCGACCTGCACGCGCTGGCGAAAATGCATCTGGAGTTGACCCGCGCCGGTGTCGCCAACACGATGACCAATCCACTGGTGGACGATCCGAGCATCCTTCATGTCCGCTACACCGATTTCGTCGCCGATCAGGTCGGAACCGTGCAGCGCTACTACCGGTTCTGCGGCCGGGAGGTCACCCCCGAAGCCGAATCCGCGATGCGCGAGTATCTGGCCAACAATCGCGGCGACCGGTACGGCAAGTTCCGCTACTCCACGCAGCTGTTGGTCGACATCGGCGAAAACCTCGACGATTTGCACGAGGAATTCCGGCCATTCCGTGAGCGATTCGGCGTCTCGATCGAGAACCGGGGCTGA